The window TCTTTTTTTGGGCAGTGTTTTATACTTCCGGCTCAGACCGGTACGGGAATATGTTGTTGCCTTTAGCTTGCCAATAAGCCGGCTTTGGGAGTACATTGCTATTAATGCGTAACATCAACATAAGCTGATAAGGAAGGTAGGTTTAAAGATGCCGGAAACAACCAGGGTGTATACAGCAACAGAGAACCATGTCAAAATCATCGGGCGGACCCACTATTATAATGAGGTGCTGTGGCTGGCGCTTTCGGGCGGCGGTGTGGAATTCTCATTCTATGGAAAGAAAGCGGAGATTACCTTAAAAGGTGATGCTATTGCCTTAACCGGTAATAATCTGGCCCGTATTGGCATTAGTGTAAACGGAAAACAAGTCATTGACGATCAAATGGATCAGCCTTTGAAATCATATACGGTATTTGAAAGCGATACGGAGCAGGATATCACGGTAACGGTTATTAAATTATCAGAGGCGGCGATGTCAACGGTTGGGATTCAAGAGATCGCTGTTGATGCTGCGGATGGCATTAAGCCCACCCCGCCCAAATTACATTCGATTGAATTCATTGGCGATTCAATTACCTGCGGCTATGGTGTTGATGATGAGCATGAGCTGCATTCTTTCTCCACAGCTACAGAAGATGTCACGAAAGCCTATGCATACCTGGCCGCTCAGCAGCTTCAAGCCGACTACAGCATGGTTTCATACAGCGGATATGGCATTATTACAGGCTACACGGAAAATGATCAAAAGCTTACTACACATCTTCTTCCGGACTACTATGAAAAAGTGGGCAAGTCTGAGGGGGAATTGGACGATACACTGCTGCCCCAGGAAGTACCTTGGGATTTCAACAAGCTTGTGCCGGACCTGATCGTCATTAACCTCGGAACAAACGATGATTCCTACACCAAAGAGGATTCCGGTAAGCAGGCAGAATATGCTCAGGAGTATGTTGAATTTCTTAAAATGGTCAGACGCAACAATCCCCATGCTCCCATTCTGTGTACGCTGGGAATTATGGGGGGGCGGCTGTATCCTTATGTTGAACAAGCAGTTAGCGTGTACAGCCGGGAAACAGGGGATAGCAATATAACAGCAATGAAGTTTGACGAGCAGCTGACGGCTGACGGCTATGCCGCCGATTTCCACCCGTCCCAGGCCACACACCGGAAAGCGGCCAAGCAACTGACTGCTCAAATAAGAGAGTTTTTGAACTGGTGATTTAGCGTTCCATTAAAGCGACTCGTCTGCGGATGAGTTGCTTTTTGTTTTCTTTTCTTTCCAGGTCCTTTGATTGAAGTCCTTCATGGTAAGGAATGTTGAAATTAGAGGATGTTGTTAATATATATGTTAACTAAATAAATAAGCATTGAAATAGATCCTAATCGATCAGAGGATAAATTAACGGCTTTTTAAAAGAATATAGCATTGACTCGATCTGTGTCCTCTGACTATAATGTTAATAATATCGCGATTATATTAATGTATATATTAATTAAAGGTAAAGCCTAATGAGAGGAACAGACCAATGGCGACTAGAGCGAAGCTGAATGTGTATGCGTATAAGACAGGGGCACAGCTTGGGGATTTGTTCGGTATTTTCTTTGAAGATTTAAATCATGCGGCGGACGGAGGACTGTATGCGGAGCTGATCCAGAACCGCTCCTTTGAATTTGACCCGATTGACCATCAGGATTACCATTCTTTGACCGCCTGGGAGAAGGTTGAGCGCGGGGGCGGCCGTGCCAGTTTAAGCGTCGAGAGCATAACTTCGTTTCATCCTGCTAATCCGCATTATGCGGTGATCGAAATTCTGGAGCCGGGTGACGGGGTCGGGCTGTCTAATGCAGGCTTCAACACAGGCATCCCGGTCAAGGAAGGCGAGAAGTACCTCTTCTCAGTGTGTATGCGGCGCAGTGACAGCTTCACCACACCTGTGCGTGTGATTTTGGAGGGGGTTAATGGAGCAGTATGCGCTTCGGCGGAAATCATTGCGGATTCAGCCGATTGGCAGAAGCATGAAACCGTTCTCACGGCGGGCTTTACGGATACCGCCTGCAGGCTGGTGATCCTGGCCGGCGGGCAAGGAAGGCTGGATATCGATAGGGTGTCTTTGTTTCCGGAGAAGACCTATCGTGGACGCCGCAATGGGCTGCGTGAAGATATTGCCGTCCTGCTTGCAGATATGAAGCCCAAATTTATGCGTTTTCCCGGGGGCTGTCTCGTTCATGACGGTTCCCTGAACCCGGATGACAGGAATTCAATGTACCGCTGGAAGAATACGATCGGGGAGGTCGCTTCGCGCCCGGCGCGACGTAATAACTGGGGGTATAATCAGACACTGGGCCTTGGCTACTACGAATACTTCCAGTTCTGTGAAGACATTGGTGCCAAAGCTATTCCTGTATTGCCTGGAGGCTACGATCCTCATCACGGACGCATCGTACCTATTGACGAGCTGGGTCCCTGGATTCAGGATGCGCTCGATCTGATCGAATTCGCCAGAGGTGACGCTTCAACGAAATGGGGCAGGGTCCGCAGCTCACTCGGCCATTCCGAGCCCTTCGGGCTGGAATATATTGCGATCGGCAACGAGGAGGTCGGAGAGCCGTTCTTCGAGCGGTACCCTTATTTCCATAAGGCGATTAAAGAACTTTACCCGGATATCCAGGTGATTAACAGCAGCGGACCGTTCGCTGCAGGCGGTGAATATGAGCGGGGCTGGGCCTCGGCAAGGGAGCACGGCTCGGATCTTGTGGACGAACACTTTTACCAGTCGCCGGAATGGTTCCTAGCTAACATGGACCGGTACGATCATTTCAAGGCGGACGGGCCTAAGGTTTTTCTTGGTGAGTACGCTTCCTGGGGTAATACCTATTACAATGCCCTGGTGGAGGCCGCCTTCATGACCCGGCTGGAGCAGAACGCCCATGCGGTCGGCTTGGCCTGCTACGCTCCAATGCTCTGCAATACCGGCTATGTCAACTGGAAGCCGGATATGATCTGGTTTGATAACCACCAGGTCTTCGGTACACCGAATTACTATGTCCAGAAGCTGTTCATGAACCATCAGGGAGACCGGCTTCTGCACATTGATGCTGAGAATCTGCCAGAGATGCCTGAGGCTGCTCAGGAACCTGTGAAGGGACGGATTATGCTGGCTGCCGAGAAGTCGGCTGTCTCCTACCGGAACATTACACTGACGAATAACCTTACAGGTGAGCAACAAGTGATGGAAGAGTCTGTTGAACTGAACGACGATATCGAGGGGCCTGTCAGCAAGGAGGAGGGACTCCGCTCGTTCCTGCTGGGAGAAACGGAATTACGGGACTACACGCTCAAATGGACAGCCAGAAAAACAGGCGGAGTACGCGGATTCCTGATTTATTTTGGCATGCAGGATGAAGGCAACCGGCTGAACTGGGAAATCGGCGGCTGGCAGAATCAGGACAGTACGCTAAGTGCTGTGATTGACGGCCGGGGCTCATGTCTGACCCAGAGCCTGTTCACTGTGGAGAACGACACCGATTATGAGCTGGAGCTGCACATTTCGGGCCGTCTGATCACCGCGTCGATTAACGGCATTATTATCAACCAGGCAGAGGACCGCCTTCCTGAGATTCA of the Paenibacillus pedocola genome contains:
- a CDS encoding SGNH/GDSL hydrolase family protein — encoded protein: MPETTRVYTATENHVKIIGRTHYYNEVLWLALSGGGVEFSFYGKKAEITLKGDAIALTGNNLARIGISVNGKQVIDDQMDQPLKSYTVFESDTEQDITVTVIKLSEAAMSTVGIQEIAVDAADGIKPTPPKLHSIEFIGDSITCGYGVDDEHELHSFSTATEDVTKAYAYLAAQQLQADYSMVSYSGYGIITGYTENDQKLTTHLLPDYYEKVGKSEGELDDTLLPQEVPWDFNKLVPDLIVINLGTNDDSYTKEDSGKQAEYAQEYVEFLKMVRRNNPHAPILCTLGIMGGRLYPYVEQAVSVYSRETGDSNITAMKFDEQLTADGYAADFHPSQATHRKAAKQLTAQIREFLNW
- a CDS encoding alpha-L-arabinofuranosidase C-terminal domain-containing protein, with amino-acid sequence MATRAKLNVYAYKTGAQLGDLFGIFFEDLNHAADGGLYAELIQNRSFEFDPIDHQDYHSLTAWEKVERGGGRASLSVESITSFHPANPHYAVIEILEPGDGVGLSNAGFNTGIPVKEGEKYLFSVCMRRSDSFTTPVRVILEGVNGAVCASAEIIADSADWQKHETVLTAGFTDTACRLVILAGGQGRLDIDRVSLFPEKTYRGRRNGLREDIAVLLADMKPKFMRFPGGCLVHDGSLNPDDRNSMYRWKNTIGEVASRPARRNNWGYNQTLGLGYYEYFQFCEDIGAKAIPVLPGGYDPHHGRIVPIDELGPWIQDALDLIEFARGDASTKWGRVRSSLGHSEPFGLEYIAIGNEEVGEPFFERYPYFHKAIKELYPDIQVINSSGPFAAGGEYERGWASAREHGSDLVDEHFYQSPEWFLANMDRYDHFKADGPKVFLGEYASWGNTYYNALVEAAFMTRLEQNAHAVGLACYAPMLCNTGYVNWKPDMIWFDNHQVFGTPNYYVQKLFMNHQGDRLLHIDAENLPEMPEAAQEPVKGRIMLAAEKSAVSYRNITLTNNLTGEQQVMEESVELNDDIEGPVSKEEGLRSFLLGETELRDYTLKWTARKTGGVRGFLIYFGMQDEGNRLNWEIGGWQNQDSTLSAVIDGRGSCLTQSLFTVENDTDYELELHISGRLITASINGIIINQAEDRLPEIQPLYYTASLEDSSGDVIVKAVNVLDTPLPARIELKELRSASYKAEVHELSGIELNAENSFADPLKVSPSSRTITFEGNSFDYDFSGHSVTVFRIQHS